From Echeneis naucrates chromosome 7, fEcheNa1.1, whole genome shotgun sequence, one genomic window encodes:
- the LOC115046763 gene encoding cell division control protein 42 homolog isoform X1: MQTIKCVVVGDGAVGKTCLLISYTTNKFPSEYVPTVFDNYAVTVMIGGEPYTLGLFDTAGQEDYDRLRPLSYPQTDVFLVCFSVVSPSSFENVKEKWVPEITHHCPKTPFLLVGTQIDLRDDPSTVEKLAKNKQKPITPETAEKLARDLKAVKYVECSALTQKGLKNVFDEAILAALEPPEPKKRRKCVLL; the protein is encoded by the exons ATGCAGACGATCAAATGTGTGGTGGTGGGCGATGGAGCAGTGGGAAAAACCTGCCTATTGATTTCATACACCACCAACAAATTCCCCTCTGAGTATGTACCCACA GTCTTTGACAACTATGCAGTAACTGTAATGATTGGGGGGGAGCCATACACCCTTGGCTTATTTGATACCGCAG GTCAGGAGGATTACGACAGGTTACGACCACTAAGCTACCCCCAGACAGATGTCTTCTTAGTCTGTTTCTCAGTCGTTTCACCTTCCTCGTTTGAGAATGTTAAAGAAAAG tgGGTTCCTGAAATAACTCACCACTGTCCCAAGACCCCGTTCCTGCTGGTAGGCACTCAGATTGACCTGCGTGATGACCCCTCCACAGTGGAGAAGTTAGCCAAGAACAAACAGAAGCCAATCACCCCGGAGACAGCGGAAAAGCTGGCTCGTGACCTTAAGGCAGTCAAATATGTTGAGTGCTCAGCCCTAACACAG AAAGGATTAAAGAATGTGTTTGATGAGGCAATACTGGCTGCCCTGGAGCCTCCTGAACCTAAGAAAAGACGTAAATGTGTTCTGCTCTAA
- the LOC115046763 gene encoding cell division control protein 42 homolog isoform X2: MQTIKCVVVGDGAVGKTCLLISYTTNKFPSEYVPTVFDNYAVTVMIGGEPYTLGLFDTAGQEDYDRLRPLSYPQTDVFLVCFSVVSPSSFENVKEKWVPEITHHCPKTPFLLVGTQIDLRDDPSTVEKLAKNKQKPITPETAEKLARDLKAVKYVECSALTQRGLKNVFDEAILAALEPPETQRKRKCCLF; the protein is encoded by the exons ATGCAGACGATCAAATGTGTGGTGGTGGGCGATGGAGCAGTGGGAAAAACCTGCCTATTGATTTCATACACCACCAACAAATTCCCCTCTGAGTATGTACCCACA GTCTTTGACAACTATGCAGTAACTGTAATGATTGGGGGGGAGCCATACACCCTTGGCTTATTTGATACCGCAG GTCAGGAGGATTACGACAGGTTACGACCACTAAGCTACCCCCAGACAGATGTCTTCTTAGTCTGTTTCTCAGTCGTTTCACCTTCCTCGTTTGAGAATGTTAAAGAAAAG tgGGTTCCTGAAATAACTCACCACTGTCCCAAGACCCCGTTCCTGCTGGTAGGCACTCAGATTGACCTGCGTGATGACCCCTCCACAGTGGAGAAGTTAGCCAAGAACAAACAGAAGCCAATCACCCCGGAGACAGCGGAAAAGCTGGCTCGTGACCTTAAGGCAGTCAAATATGTTGAGTGCTCAGCCCTAACACAG cGGGGACTGAAGAACGTTTTTGATGAGGCTATCCTAGCCGCTTTAGAGCCCCCTGAAactcagagaaagagaaaatgctgtTTGTTCTGA